The following proteins are co-located in the Hydrogenophaga sp. RAC07 genome:
- the otsB gene encoding trehalose-phosphatase: MRPLPTLLTQRSALFLDFDGTLADLAPRPDAVDVPGDLARLLDSLHAHLNGALALVTGRAREDIEPMLSPWRWPAAFEHGALRVSAHGDAAALRPPGLDRAVAAAQHLVSRHAGLLLEIKQTSMALHFRLAPSLEALCVETLARSIDKASGLQLLRGKAVIEVKSVGVNKGLAIQAFMNEAPFAGRLPVFAGDDVTDEAGFAVVQRLGGAGIKVGAGTSCALHRCESPEALRAWLADALQTPLIHT; the protein is encoded by the coding sequence ATGAGACCATTGCCCACGCTGCTGACGCAAAGGTCAGCACTCTTTCTGGACTTCGATGGAACCTTGGCCGATCTGGCACCCCGGCCCGATGCGGTGGACGTGCCCGGAGACCTCGCGCGCCTGCTCGACAGCCTGCATGCCCACCTGAACGGCGCACTGGCGCTGGTGACTGGCCGCGCCCGCGAAGACATCGAACCCATGCTGTCCCCCTGGCGTTGGCCAGCCGCGTTCGAGCACGGGGCGTTGCGCGTGTCGGCGCACGGCGACGCGGCTGCCCTGCGCCCACCCGGGCTGGACCGCGCCGTGGCTGCCGCGCAGCACCTGGTGTCGCGACACGCCGGCTTGCTGCTCGAAATCAAACAGACCTCGATGGCGTTGCACTTTCGCCTGGCGCCCTCGCTCGAAGCGCTGTGCGTGGAAACCCTGGCGCGCTCCATCGACAAGGCAAGCGGCCTTCAGCTGCTGCGAGGCAAGGCCGTGATCGAGGTCAAGTCGGTGGGCGTCAACAAAGGCCTGGCCATCCAGGCTTTCATGAACGAGGCGCCCTTTGCCGGCCGCTTGCCGGTGTTCGCCGGCGACGACGTGACCGACGAAGCCGGCTTCGCCGTGGTGCAGCGCCTGGGCGGTGCCGGCATCAAGGTCGGCGCGGGCACGAGTTGTGCCCTGCACCGGTGCGAGAGCCCCGAAGCCCTGCGAGCCTGGCTCGCGGACGCCCTCCAGACCCCTTTGATCCACACATGA
- a CDS encoding glycoside hydrolase family 15 protein, with protein MTLAKNGFAPPAAPSLSLGVVGNCAFSALIDPHGRVVWSCLPRFDGDPVFHALLGGPDAETGSWAIELEDMVEATQRYEPNTAVLATELWDSQAQGISITDFAPRFLSRARYFRPTQLVRRVRPLKGAPRIRITLKPRCDWGAQAPRITSGSHHIRYVGDAQTLRLHTDASISHVLAREPFLLTRELNFIFGPDETLESGIGDTARHFERETLAYWRGWSQRLALPLEWQEAVIRAAITLKLSLFEDTGAIVAAMTTSIPEAPGSQRNWDYRHCWLRDAFFVVRALNSLAEVGTLEDYLRWLSNVVVGARDGDAGGHIQPLHGIGLERELPERICETLPGYRGMGPVRVGNQAQEHFQHDVYGNIVLAAAQAFHDKRLLHPAGLAEFERLEVVGEQAVRIFDQPDAGMWELRTRARVHTSSALMCWAACDRLAKIARMIDLPDRALHWVNRAAVMRDRILREAWSEERQAFTESFGGRDLDASVLLMVEVGFIDPMDPRFVSTLAALEEHLCDGPYMRRYEGADDFGKPETAFNVCTFWRIDALARTGRKAEARAIFETMLVARNPLGMLSEDTHATTGEMWGNYPQTYSMVGIINAAVRLSAPWDSVI; from the coding sequence ATGACCCTCGCCAAGAACGGTTTCGCGCCGCCCGCTGCTCCCTCGCTCTCCCTCGGCGTGGTGGGCAACTGTGCTTTCAGCGCGCTGATCGATCCGCACGGCCGTGTGGTGTGGAGCTGCCTGCCGCGCTTTGACGGCGACCCGGTGTTTCACGCGCTGCTGGGCGGCCCCGATGCCGAAACGGGATCCTGGGCAATCGAACTCGAAGACATGGTGGAGGCCACCCAACGCTACGAACCCAACACCGCCGTGCTCGCGACCGAGCTGTGGGACAGCCAGGCACAGGGGATTTCCATCACCGACTTTGCGCCGCGTTTTCTCTCGCGTGCCCGCTATTTCCGGCCGACGCAGCTGGTGCGGCGTGTGCGCCCGCTCAAGGGTGCGCCGCGCATCCGCATCACGCTGAAACCACGCTGTGACTGGGGCGCGCAAGCTCCGCGCATCACCTCGGGCAGCCACCACATCCGCTACGTGGGCGATGCACAAACCCTGCGCCTGCACACCGACGCGTCCATCAGCCACGTGCTCGCACGCGAACCGTTTCTGCTCACGCGCGAACTCAACTTCATCTTCGGCCCGGACGAAACGCTGGAAAGCGGCATCGGGGACACCGCGCGCCATTTCGAGCGGGAGACCCTGGCCTACTGGCGCGGCTGGAGCCAGCGCCTGGCGCTGCCGCTGGAATGGCAGGAAGCCGTGATCCGCGCGGCCATCACGCTCAAGCTCTCGTTGTTCGAAGACACCGGCGCGATCGTGGCCGCCATGACCACCAGCATTCCCGAAGCCCCGGGCAGCCAGCGCAACTGGGACTACCGCCACTGCTGGCTGCGCGATGCGTTTTTTGTGGTGCGCGCGCTCAACAGCCTGGCCGAGGTCGGCACGCTGGAGGACTACCTGCGCTGGTTGTCCAACGTGGTGGTGGGTGCCAGGGACGGCGATGCCGGCGGCCACATCCAGCCCTTGCATGGCATTGGCCTGGAACGCGAGCTGCCTGAGCGCATTTGCGAGACGCTGCCCGGCTACCGCGGCATGGGCCCGGTGCGTGTGGGCAACCAGGCGCAGGAACATTTCCAGCACGACGTGTACGGCAACATCGTGCTGGCGGCCGCGCAGGCCTTTCACGACAAACGCCTGCTGCATCCGGCGGGCCTGGCCGAGTTCGAGCGGCTGGAAGTGGTGGGCGAACAGGCGGTGCGCATTTTTGACCAACCCGACGCCGGCATGTGGGAGCTTCGCACCCGGGCCCGTGTGCACACCAGCTCGGCACTGATGTGCTGGGCCGCCTGCGACCGCCTGGCCAAGATCGCCCGCATGATCGACCTGCCCGACCGCGCCCTGCACTGGGTCAACCGCGCCGCCGTGATGCGCGATCGCATCCTGCGTGAAGCGTGGAGCGAAGAGCGCCAGGCCTTCACCGAGAGCTTCGGTGGGCGCGATCTGGACGCCAGTGTGTTGCTCATGGTCGAGGTGGGTTTCATCGACCCGATGGACCCACGCTTCGTGTCCACGCTGGCAGCCCTCGAAGAACACCTGTGCGACGGCCCCTACATGCGCCGTTACGAGGGGGCCGACGACTTCGGAAAACCCGAAACCGCATTCAACGTCTGCACCTTCTGGCGCATCGATGCGCTGGCCCGCACCGGCCGCAAAGCCGAGGCGCGCGCCATCTTCGAAACCATGCTGGTCGCGCGCAACCCGCTGGGCATGCTGTCCGAAGACACCCACGCTACCACCGGCGAGATGTGGGGCAATTACCCGCAGACCTACTCGATGGTGGGCATCATCAACGCGGCGGTGCGACTGTCGGCACCTTGGGACTCCGTCATTTGA
- the otsA gene encoding alpha,alpha-trehalose-phosphate synthase (UDP-forming): MGRLVIVSNRVADPRKAASGGLAVAVGQALEASGGLWFGWSGKIVEDGTPGEGDLHLQTAGKVQLATVDLSREDHDSYYLGYSNGVLWPVFHYRLDLADFDAGYIGGYRRVNQMMAHKLASLLRPDDVIWVHDYHLIPLAAELRAMGCQQRMGFFLHIPMPPPLMLAAVPEHDWLMRSLFAYDLVGLQSESDVAHFSRYVGTETGADILGEHEFRAFGKTLQVQAFPIGIDVDEFIELGKAPDAQEMYTQMRNEYSRRRLLLGVERMDYSKGLPQRLKAFRQLLQAYPENLGSATLIQIAAPSRESVDAYAALRQELESLCGAINGNFGELDWMPVRYIHRNVARKRLPGLYRAASVALVTPLRDGMNLVAKEFVAAQDPTDPGVLVLSRFAGAAEQMHAALLVNPYDTTRTAETIQRALQMPLEERLRRHQALLAGIREQDVHWWRESFLDALAAIPAP, translated from the coding sequence ATGGGCCGCCTCGTCATCGTCTCCAACCGCGTGGCCGACCCGCGCAAGGCAGCGTCGGGTGGCCTCGCAGTGGCCGTGGGCCAGGCACTCGAAGCGTCGGGCGGGCTCTGGTTCGGCTGGAGCGGCAAGATCGTGGAGGACGGCACACCGGGCGAAGGCGACCTGCACCTGCAGACCGCCGGCAAGGTGCAGCTGGCCACCGTGGACCTGAGCCGCGAAGACCACGACAGCTACTACCTGGGCTACAGCAACGGTGTGCTCTGGCCGGTGTTCCACTACCGCCTGGATCTCGCCGACTTCGACGCTGGCTACATCGGCGGCTACCGGCGGGTGAACCAGATGATGGCGCACAAGCTGGCCAGCCTGCTGCGGCCCGACGACGTGATCTGGGTGCACGACTACCACCTCATCCCGCTGGCCGCCGAACTGCGCGCCATGGGCTGCCAGCAACGCATGGGCTTCTTTCTGCACATTCCCATGCCGCCACCACTGATGCTGGCCGCCGTGCCCGAACACGACTGGCTGATGCGCTCGCTGTTCGCCTACGACCTGGTGGGTCTGCAGAGTGAATCCGACGTGGCGCACTTTTCGCGATACGTGGGCACAGAGACCGGCGCGGACATCCTGGGTGAACACGAGTTCCGCGCCTTCGGCAAGACGCTGCAGGTGCAGGCCTTCCCGATCGGCATCGATGTGGACGAGTTCATCGAGCTCGGCAAGGCGCCCGACGCCCAGGAGATGTACACGCAAATGCGCAACGAGTATTCGCGCCGGCGGCTGCTGCTGGGTGTGGAACGCATGGACTATTCCAAGGGCCTGCCCCAACGGCTCAAGGCCTTTCGCCAGCTGCTGCAGGCCTACCCGGAAAACCTGGGCAGCGCCACGCTCATCCAGATCGCCGCGCCCAGCCGTGAATCGGTCGACGCCTACGCCGCCTTGCGCCAGGAGCTGGAAAGCCTGTGCGGCGCCATCAACGGCAACTTCGGTGAACTGGACTGGATGCCGGTGCGCTACATCCACCGCAACGTGGCGCGCAAGCGCCTGCCGGGCTTGTACCGCGCGGCGAGTGTGGCGCTGGTCACGCCGCTGCGCGACGGCATGAACCTGGTGGCCAAGGAATTCGTGGCCGCGCAGGACCCCACCGATCCGGGCGTGCTGGTGCTCTCGCGCTTTGCCGGTGCGGCCGAGCAAATGCATGCGGCCTTGCTGGTGAATCCATACGACACCACCCGCACCGCCGAGACGATCCAGCGCGCCTTGCAGATGCCGCTGGAAGAACGCCTGCGCCGCCACCAGGCGCTGCTGGCCGGCATTCGCGAGCAAGACGTGCACTGGTGGCGCGAAAGCTTCCTCGACGCGCTGGCCGCGATTCCCGCCCCGTAA
- a CDS encoding mechanosensitive ion channel family protein, whose protein sequence is MNDTLIETAARWWASLGGAATTLLRVTLIMVAAWVLIAVLQRGIRTLRERIASRMDDRESTKRAETLGRVFRYLATVVVSLIAVMLVLAELGVSVAPILGAAGVVGLAVGFGAQSLVKDFFTGFFILLENQIRQGDVVKLGDHAGMVEVVTLRYVQLRDYDGNVHYVPNGHISTVINMTRGFSNAVMDIGVAYRENVDEVMTVMRQVAVDLQKDPAFELKILAELEIAGVESLADSAVVIRCRFRTLPLEQWGVKREYLRRVKAAFDEHGIEIPYPHMTVYAGQDREGKAPAFALKQLTEA, encoded by the coding sequence ATGAACGACACCCTGATTGAAACCGCCGCCCGTTGGTGGGCCAGCCTGGGCGGAGCCGCCACCACGCTGCTGCGCGTGACCCTCATCATGGTGGCTGCCTGGGTGTTGATCGCGGTCCTGCAGCGCGGCATCCGCACCCTGCGCGAGCGCATCGCCAGCCGCATGGACGACCGCGAATCGACCAAGCGCGCCGAAACCCTGGGCCGCGTGTTCCGCTACCTCGCCACGGTGGTGGTCAGCCTGATCGCCGTCATGCTGGTGCTGGCCGAACTCGGCGTGTCGGTCGCCCCCATCCTGGGCGCGGCCGGTGTGGTGGGGCTGGCCGTGGGCTTTGGCGCGCAGAGTCTGGTGAAAGATTTCTTCACCGGCTTCTTCATCCTGCTGGAAAACCAGATCCGCCAGGGTGACGTGGTCAAGCTCGGTGACCACGCCGGCATGGTGGAGGTGGTCACCCTGCGCTACGTGCAGCTGCGCGATTACGACGGCAACGTGCACTACGTGCCCAACGGCCACATCAGCACCGTGATCAACATGACGCGTGGCTTCAGCAACGCGGTGATGGACATCGGCGTGGCCTACCGGGAGAACGTGGACGAGGTGATGACGGTGATGCGTCAGGTGGCGGTGGACCTGCAGAAGGACCCCGCCTTCGAGTTGAAGATTCTGGCCGAGCTGGAGATCGCCGGTGTGGAAAGCCTGGCCGATTCGGCGGTGGTCATCCGCTGCCGCTTCCGCACCTTGCCGCTGGAGCAGTGGGGCGTCAAGCGCGAATACCTGCGCCGGGTGAAGGCCGCCTTTGATGAACACGGCATCGAGATTCCCTACCCGCACATGACGGTGTACGCCGGCCAGGACCGCGAGGGCAAGGCACCCGCGTTCGCGCTGAAGCAGCTCACCGAGGCCTGA
- a CDS encoding response regulator transcription factor has protein sequence MAHLLIVEDDELLRDGLSAQLMQGGHRITLAEDGQVALDRLAAEPFDGVVLDLGLPRVDGLTVLRTLRERLPALPVLVLTARDGVEDRVAGLNAGADDYLTKPFSLDELQARLQALLRRANLPSANAGAGEAGDDGNHPLRLDAQLQRAWLGDEAIDLTPREWTLLDLLVRHSGRVVSRDDVLSTWQAVPGETGALASNALEVYVHRLRRKLAGAPLNIRNIRGLGYLLEKTAG, from the coding sequence ATGGCACACCTCCTGATCGTGGAAGACGACGAACTCCTGCGCGACGGGCTCAGTGCCCAGCTGATGCAGGGCGGTCACCGCATCACCCTGGCCGAGGATGGCCAGGTCGCGCTGGACCGGCTGGCGGCCGAGCCGTTCGACGGCGTGGTGCTCGACCTGGGCCTGCCCCGTGTGGATGGCCTGACCGTGCTGCGCACGCTGCGCGAGCGCCTGCCTGCCCTGCCCGTGCTGGTGCTCACGGCGCGCGACGGGGTGGAAGACCGCGTGGCCGGGCTCAACGCGGGCGCAGACGACTACCTCACCAAACCCTTCAGCCTGGACGAGCTGCAGGCCCGCCTGCAGGCCCTGCTGCGCCGGGCCAACCTGCCCTCGGCCAACGCCGGCGCGGGCGAAGCCGGCGACGACGGCAACCACCCCTTGCGGCTGGACGCCCAGCTGCAACGCGCATGGCTCGGCGACGAAGCGATCGACCTGACACCGCGCGAGTGGACACTGCTGGACTTGTTGGTGCGCCACAGCGGGCGCGTGGTCAGCCGCGACGATGTGCTGAGCACCTGGCAGGCCGTGCCGGGCGAAACCGGCGCGCTGGCGTCCAACGCGTTGGAGGTGTATGTGCACCGCCTGCGCCGCAAGCTCGCCGGCGCCCCGCTGAACATCCGCAACATCCGCGGTCTGGGCTACCTGCTCGAAAAGACCGCCGGGTAG
- a CDS encoding sensor histidine kinase, producing the protein MSKPSLLSLHRQLMLWLLLPQLVLWAGGGLLTYRIALSYAEKAIDQSLMQSVRALARQVKPIGSGLLIDFPRAAQDVLAQDPSDPLSYLVTSPPGQFLLGNPRLPAPPNPPTRFGEPMQYGATLDGQPLRIVAMDVSYGEDSAPQTLRVQVAKGTAAQQQIARELVADLLVPLLGLGVLLSLLVYGGIRRGLAPLKRLTGQLENRSVNALSPIGMTQAPSEVHALVQAVNGLLGEVERSVVQEKRFLNDAAHQLRTPLAGLISQVELAQRETHDPVLGARLAKVLTGAERSAHLVHQLLTLARNETHARREPLDLAELTRDVAREWTPRAMAAGVDLGYEGAEHLRLEGDALQLREALANLIDNALRYTPRGSSVTLTVAARATGAELAVEDNGPGLTDEEMAHVFQRFWRASEMPGGCGLGLAIVREIARRHGGEARVERVNPHGLRVVLRLG; encoded by the coding sequence TTGAGCAAACCCTCGCTCCTGTCGCTGCACCGCCAGTTGATGCTCTGGCTTCTGTTGCCGCAGCTGGTGCTGTGGGCAGGTGGCGGGTTGCTCACCTACCGCATTGCCCTGAGCTATGCCGAAAAAGCCATTGACCAGTCGCTCATGCAATCGGTGCGGGCGCTGGCCCGGCAAGTCAAGCCGATCGGCTCGGGCTTGTTGATCGACTTTCCGCGCGCTGCGCAAGACGTGCTGGCACAGGACCCGTCCGACCCGCTGAGCTATCTGGTCACCTCACCCCCTGGCCAGTTCCTGCTGGGCAACCCGCGCCTGCCCGCGCCACCCAACCCGCCCACCCGCTTTGGTGAACCCATGCAATACGGTGCCACGCTCGACGGACAGCCCCTGCGCATCGTGGCCATGGACGTGAGCTACGGCGAAGACAGCGCGCCGCAAACGCTGCGAGTGCAGGTGGCCAAGGGCACGGCGGCGCAGCAACAGATCGCACGCGAACTGGTGGCCGATCTGCTGGTGCCGTTGCTGGGTCTGGGTGTGCTGCTGAGCCTGCTGGTGTATGGCGGTATTCGCCGGGGCCTGGCGCCGCTCAAGCGGCTCACGGGCCAGCTGGAAAACCGCTCCGTCAACGCGCTCTCGCCCATCGGCATGACACAGGCCCCCAGCGAGGTTCACGCGCTGGTGCAGGCGGTGAACGGTTTGCTGGGTGAGGTGGAGCGCAGCGTGGTGCAGGAAAAGCGCTTCCTCAACGACGCGGCCCACCAGCTGCGCACGCCGCTGGCCGGGCTCATCAGCCAGGTGGAGCTGGCGCAACGCGAAACCCACGATCCGGTGCTCGGGGCGCGCCTGGCCAAGGTGCTCACCGGCGCGGAGCGCAGCGCCCATCTGGTGCACCAGTTGCTAACGCTCGCCCGCAACGAAACCCACGCCCGGCGCGAGCCGCTGGACCTGGCCGAACTCACGCGCGACGTGGCCCGTGAATGGACCCCGCGCGCGATGGCCGCGGGCGTTGACCTGGGCTACGAGGGCGCAGAGCACCTGCGGCTGGAAGGCGACGCGCTGCAACTGCGCGAAGCCCTGGCCAACCTCATCGACAACGCGTTGCGCTACACGCCCCGCGGCAGCAGTGTCACGCTGACGGTGGCCGCCCGGGCCACGGGCGCAGAGCTGGCGGTGGAAGACAACGGCCCCGGCCTCACCGACGAGGAGATGGCCCATGTGTTCCAACGCTTCTGGCGCGCCAGTGAGATGCCCGGGGGTTGTGGTCTGGGTCTGGCCATCGTGCGTGAAATCGCTCGACGGCACGGGGGTGAAGCCCGCGTGGAGCGGGTCAACCCCCACGGGCTGCGGGTGGTGTTGCGGCTCGGTTGA
- a CDS encoding GAF domain-containing protein, translated as MVIAPIPANEDARLAALRDLLLLDTLPEVRYNNIVEYAAAEFNVPMVLISLVDNDRQWFKASVGMDVCETSRDISFCGHAILAPETMVVRDALEDVRFMDNPLVLGEPHIRFYAGAPLVLPEGEIVGTLCLLDIEPRHFKPAELSSLGKLRSLVVEQLMTGAVIV; from the coding sequence ATGGTCATCGCCCCCATTCCGGCCAACGAAGATGCGCGTCTTGCAGCGTTGCGAGATCTGCTTCTGCTCGATACGCTGCCCGAGGTCCGCTACAACAACATCGTCGAGTATGCGGCGGCCGAATTCAATGTGCCCATGGTGCTGATATCGCTGGTCGACAACGACCGCCAGTGGTTCAAGGCCAGCGTCGGCATGGATGTGTGCGAGACCTCGCGCGACATCTCGTTCTGCGGTCACGCCATTCTGGCGCCCGAGACCATGGTCGTGCGCGACGCCCTCGAGGACGTGCGTTTCATGGACAACCCGCTGGTGCTCGGCGAACCGCACATCCGCTTTTATGCCGGTGCCCCGTTGGTGTTGCCGGAAGGCGAGATCGTGGGCACCTTGTGCCTGCTGGACATCGAGCCCCGGCATTTCAAACCTGCCGAGCTGTCCTCCCTCGGCAAGTTGCGCTCGCTGGTGGTCGAGCAGTTGATGACCGGTGCCGTGATTGTCTGA
- a CDS encoding ABC transporter ATP-binding protein — protein MASALDIQGVRKCFGKGDKAVEVLKKIDIAVAPGEFLILVGPSGCGKSTLLSIIAGLDEPTEGAIRIAGRDVVGVAPAQRDIAMVFQSYALYPTMSVADNIGFALEMRKVPKAERQRRIGEVATMLQIEHLLDRRPSQLSGGQRQRVAMGRALARQPQLFLFDEPLSNLDAKLRVEMRAEIKRLHQASGITSVYVTHDQIEAMTLGSRIAVMKDGILQQLGTPDEIYNRPANTYVATFIGSPTMNLVPGRSVAQAGRGFSIAGADLPLASPGEGHTAALMGLRPEHITLTDSAPWRGEVSVVEPTGADTFVVIKTEAGDVTVRTAPQVRVAPGDRVGLEIQALHVNWFEPTTGQRMA, from the coding sequence ATGGCATCGGCACTCGACATCCAGGGCGTGCGCAAGTGTTTCGGCAAGGGCGACAAGGCCGTGGAGGTGTTGAAGAAGATCGACATCGCCGTGGCCCCTGGCGAATTCCTCATCCTGGTCGGGCCTTCGGGCTGCGGCAAGTCCACCTTGCTGAGCATCATCGCGGGCCTGGATGAGCCCACCGAGGGCGCGATCCGCATCGCCGGCCGCGACGTGGTGGGCGTGGCCCCGGCGCAGCGCGACATTGCCATGGTGTTCCAGAGTTACGCGCTCTACCCCACGATGAGCGTGGCCGACAACATCGGGTTTGCGCTGGAGATGCGCAAGGTGCCCAAGGCCGAACGCCAGCGGCGCATCGGCGAGGTGGCCACGATGCTGCAGATCGAACACCTGCTGGACCGCCGGCCGAGCCAGCTCTCGGGTGGCCAGCGCCAGCGCGTGGCCATGGGCCGGGCGCTGGCGCGCCAGCCGCAGCTGTTTTTGTTCGACGAGCCGCTGTCCAACCTGGACGCCAAGCTGCGCGTGGAAATGCGCGCCGAGATCAAGCGCCTGCACCAGGCCAGCGGCATCACCAGCGTGTACGTGACGCACGACCAGATCGAGGCCATGACGCTGGGCAGCCGCATCGCGGTGATGAAGGACGGCATCCTGCAGCAGCTCGGCACGCCCGACGAGATCTACAACCGCCCGGCCAACACCTACGTGGCCACCTTCATCGGCTCGCCCACCATGAACCTGGTGCCCGGGCGCAGCGTGGCCCAAGCCGGGCGCGGCTTCAGCATCGCCGGGGCCGATCTGCCGCTGGCCAGCCCGGGCGAAGGCCACACCGCCGCCCTCATGGGCCTGCGGCCCGAACACATCACGCTCACCGACAGCGCGCCCTGGCGCGGCGAGGTCAGCGTGGTCGAACCCACCGGTGCCGACACCTTTGTGGTCATCAAGACGGAGGCCGGCGACGTGACGGTGCGCACCGCGCCGCAGGTGCGCGTGGCGCCGGGCGACCGCGTCGGCCTGGAGATTCAGGCCTTGCATGTGAACTGGTTCGAGCCGACCACCGGGCAACGCATGGCCTGA
- a CDS encoding carbohydrate ABC transporter permease produces MTGKRNVPGRFLLMTTLLVGAAFFLAPLYVMLATSFKDADEIRNGNLLSLPGSLNFSAWGQAWSSACTGVDCNGLQPFFWNSVFMAIPAVIISTTWGALNGYVLSLWKFRGSETFFGLLLFGVFMPFQVVLLPMSQVLGWMGLSSSIGGLILVHCLAGLPSTTLFFRNYYAAVPGELLQAARLDGAGFWQIFLRIIVPMSTPIVMVTLIWQFTQIWNDFLFGVAFSGADSKPVTVGLNNLANTTSSVKAYNVDMAGALIAALPTVAVYVLAGRYFVRGLTAGAVKG; encoded by the coding sequence ATGACCGGTAAGCGCAACGTGCCCGGGCGCTTCCTGCTCATGACCACCTTGCTGGTCGGCGCCGCGTTCTTCCTCGCGCCGCTCTATGTGATGCTCGCCACCTCGTTCAAGGATGCCGACGAGATCCGCAACGGCAACCTGCTCAGTCTGCCGGGCAGCCTCAACTTCTCGGCCTGGGGCCAGGCGTGGTCCAGCGCCTGCACGGGGGTGGACTGCAACGGCCTGCAGCCCTTTTTCTGGAACTCGGTGTTCATGGCGATCCCCGCCGTGATCATTTCCACCACCTGGGGCGCGCTCAATGGCTATGTGCTGAGCCTGTGGAAATTCCGCGGCAGCGAGACCTTTTTTGGCCTGTTGCTGTTCGGCGTGTTCATGCCGTTTCAGGTGGTCTTGTTGCCCATGAGCCAGGTGCTGGGCTGGATGGGCCTGTCCAGTTCCATTGGTGGCCTGATCCTGGTGCACTGCCTCGCCGGCCTGCCCAGCACCACGCTCTTTTTCCGCAACTACTACGCCGCCGTGCCTGGCGAGCTGCTGCAGGCCGCCAGGCTCGACGGTGCGGGCTTCTGGCAGATCTTCCTGCGCATCATCGTGCCCATGTCCACGCCGATCGTCATGGTCACGCTCATCTGGCAGTTCACCCAGATCTGGAACGACTTCCTCTTCGGCGTGGCCTTCAGCGGTGCCGATTCCAAACCCGTCACGGTCGGCCTGAACAACCTGGCCAACACCACCAGCAGCGTGAAGGCCTACAACGTGGACATGGCCGGCGCGCTCATCGCCGCCCTGCCCACGGTGGCGGTGTACGTGCTCGCGGGCCGTTATTTTGTGCGCGGCCTCACGGCCGGCGCCGTCAAAGGTTAA
- a CDS encoding carbohydrate ABC transporter permease → MKNNLDHVLPKLVLAPAFVLGLAFIYGFMAWNGLLSVTASRMLPNYELVGLAQYGRLWEMDRWWVALKNLAIFGVLYVGLSMALGIFLAILLDQKVRGEGFIRTVYLYPMALSFVVTGTAWKWILNPSEGLQKMVQDMGWTSFSFDWLVQSDMAIYCVVIAGVWQSAGFAMALFLAGLRGIDDSIIKAAQIDGASLPRIYLRIVLPALSPVFFSTLMVLAHLAIKSFDLVMALTSGGPGYATDVPATFMFAMSFSRGQIGLGAASATVMLATVAAIVVPYLYSELRSKPHDR, encoded by the coding sequence ATGAAGAACAACCTCGACCACGTCCTGCCCAAGCTGGTGCTCGCACCGGCCTTTGTGCTGGGGCTGGCTTTCATCTACGGCTTCATGGCCTGGAACGGCCTGCTCTCGGTGACGGCCTCGCGCATGCTGCCCAACTACGAGTTGGTGGGGCTGGCGCAGTACGGCCGGCTGTGGGAGATGGACCGCTGGTGGGTGGCGCTCAAGAACCTCGCCATCTTCGGCGTGCTCTACGTCGGTCTTTCGATGGCGCTGGGCATTTTCCTGGCGATCCTGCTCGACCAGAAGGTGCGCGGCGAAGGCTTCATCCGCACGGTCTACCTGTACCCGATGGCGCTGTCGTTTGTGGTCACCGGCACGGCGTGGAAGTGGATCCTCAACCCCAGCGAGGGCCTGCAGAAGATGGTGCAGGACATGGGCTGGACCAGCTTCAGCTTCGACTGGCTGGTGCAGTCCGACATGGCGATCTACTGCGTGGTGATCGCCGGTGTGTGGCAGTCGGCCGGTTTTGCCATGGCGCTGTTTCTGGCGGGCCTGCGCGGCATCGACGACAGCATCATCAAGGCCGCGCAGATCGACGGCGCCTCGCTGCCGCGCATCTACCTGCGCATCGTGCTGCCTGCGCTCAGCCCGGTGTTTTTCTCCACGCTCATGGTGCTGGCGCACCTGGCCATCAAGAGCTTCGACCTGGTGATGGCCCTCACCTCGGGCGGCCCGGGTTACGCCACCGACGTGCCCGCCACCTTCATGTTCGCCATGAGCTTCAGCCGCGGCCAGATCGGCCTGGGTGCGGCCAGCGCCACCGTCATGCTGGCCACCGTGGCCGCCATCGTGGTGCCTTATCTCTACAGCGAACTGCGGAGCAAGCCTCATGACCGGTAA